One window of Papaver somniferum cultivar HN1 chromosome 9, ASM357369v1, whole genome shotgun sequence genomic DNA carries:
- the LOC113310973 gene encoding structural maintenance of chromosomes protein 2-1-like, protein MYIKEICLEGFKSYATRTVVPGFDPLFNAITGLNGSGKSNILDSICFVLGITNLQQVRAANLQELVYKQGQAGITKATVSVVFDNSDRNRSPLGYEDNREITVTRQIVVGGRNKYLINGRVAQPKQVQNLFHSVQLNVNNPHFLIMQGRITKVLNMKPPEILSMLEEAAGTRMYETKKEDALKTLEKKQSKVDEIDRLLDSEILPALEKLRKEKCQYMQWANGNAELDRLRRFCVAFDFVQAERTRDNAVNGVEQIKASITQIDTDTETIKLNIQDMETNISNLTAEKDAILGGEVKKLSEKVDTLSCDLVKATSVLKNQEDSLRAEKKNAEKHAKSIEDIKRSIEERDSAVRKAEDGAADLKKRCSDLSKNLEDYEKEYQGVLAGKSSGNEDKCMEDQLADAKAAVGTAETELKQLKTKISHCEKELVEKRQQLKTKGAEAVAVENGLRNYKTDIEKIKTALESVPYNEGQMEALQKDRQLELEVVQKLREETRNLSGQSARAQFTYSDPVKNFDRSKVKGRFAKLIKAKDSSTLTALEVVAGGKLYNVVVDNEDTGAQLIERGRLPNRVTIVPLNKIQRNILPQQILQNAVNLVHGNAEIALSLVVYDEEVKAAVEHVFGSSFVCKTSDAAKQVNQKFDKSCVTLQGDIFRPGGLVTGGHRKNDQELLRILHALAEAESKLSFHEKRLMEIENKISQLQPLQKKFMDLKSQLELKSYELSLFQSRAEQNEHHKLAELVKKLEQELDEAKQSVKDKQLLYDKCLSTVSLLEKSIKEHTNKRESKLKDLDKKIKATKVKMQSSSKDLKEYENERERLIMEKEAVIQEHASLETQVADLEAQISSLAVDVDKHRAKVNSINDDLDQAQSELNSVRAKMKECDSQISGIVKEQQNLQHKLSEANLERKKMENEVKRMEMEQKDCSLRVDKLLEKHSWIAAEKQLFGKSGTDYDFSSCNPHKSREELEKLQADQSSLEKRVNKKVMAMFEKAEDEYNDLISKKNIIENDKSKIKMVIEELDEKKKETLKVTWAKVTKDFGSIFSTLLPGTMAKLEPPEGCNFLDGLEVRVAFGTVWKQSLSELSGGQRSLLALSLILALLLFKPAPLYILDEVDAALDLSHTQNIGRMIKSHFPHSQFIVVSLKEGMFNNANVLFRTKFVDGVSTVQRTVAPKQR, encoded by the exons ATGTATATCAAGGAGATTTGTTTAGAGGGGTTCAAGTCGTATGCGACGAGAACAGTTGTACCTGGATTTGATCCATTATTTAATGCTATTACGGGCCTAAATGGTTCAGGAAAATCAAATATTCTTGATTCTATTTGTTTCGTGCTTGGAATCACGAATTTGCAACAAGTACGGGCTGCGAATCTTCAGGAATTGGTGTATAAGCAAGGCCAAGCTGGAATTACTAAAGCGACTGTTTCAGTTGTTTTTGATAATTCGGATAGAAATCGAAGTCCTCTTGGTTACGAGGATAATCGAGAAATAACAGTTACAAGACAG ATTGTGGTTGGTGGGAGAAACAAGTACCTTATCAATGGCCGTGTTGCACAACCTAAGCAAGTTCAGAATCTATTTCATTCAGTGCAGCTCAATGTTAACAATCCGCATTTCTTAATTATGCAAGGGCGCATCACAAAGGTTTTGAACATGAAACCTCCTGAGATTTTATCTATGCTTGAAGAGGCTGCTGGAACAAGAATGTACGAGACCAAGAAGGAGGATGCTTTAAAGACACTTGAGAAGAAGCAGAGCAAAGTTGATGAGATTGACAGGCTTCTTGATAGCGAAATACTACCTGCTTTGGAGAAGCTGAGGAAAGAAAAGTGTCAGTACATGCAGTGGGCCAATGGTAATGCTGAACTAGATAGGCTAAGAAGGTTCTGCGTTGCTTTTGATTTTGTTCAGGCAGAGCGGACAAGAGATAATGCTGTCAATGGGGTGGAGCAAATAAAGGCCAGCATAACTCAGATTGATACTGATACAGAAACTATAAAGTTAAATATTCAGGATATGGAGACGAACATATCAAACTTGACTGCTGAAAAAGATGCTATCTTGGGTGGTGAGGTAAAAAAATTGTCCGAAAAGGTGGATACTTTGTCTTGCGACCTTGTGAAGGCAACATCTGTATTGAAAAATCAAGAGGATTCCCTTAGGGCAGAAAAAAAGAATGCCGAAAAG CATGCAAAAAGTATTGAAGATATTAAAAGGTCAATTGAGGAAAGGGATTCCGCTGTTAGAAAGGCTGAAGATGGAGCTGCAGATCTCAAAAAGAGATGTAGTGACCTCTCTAAGAATTTGGAAGATTATGAAAAGGAGTACCAG GGTGTGCTTGCGGGTAAGAGCAGTGGGAATGAGGATAAGTGCATGGAGGACCAATTAGCTGATGCTAAAGCTGCTGTTGGTACAGCTGAAACCGAATTGAAACAGCTGAAAACAAAAATTAGCCACTGTGAGAAGGAGCTGGTTGAGAAAAGGCAGCAGTTGAAGACTAAGGGCGCAGAAGCTGTTGCTGTAGAGAATGGACTTCGGAATTATAAAACAGATATAGAGAAGATTAAAACGGCTCTTGAATCTGTTCCCTACAATGAGGGTCAGATGGAAGCTCTGCAAAAG GACCGACAGTTAGAGTTAGAGGTGGTGCAAAAGTTGAGGGAGGAGACCCGGAATTTGTCAGGTCAATCTGCAAGGGCTCAATTCACATACAGCGATCCAGTGAAGAATTTTGACAGGTCAAAGGTAAAAGGCAGATTTGCAAAGCTCATTAAAGCGAAGGATAGTTCCACATTGACTGCCTTGGAG GTTGTAGCAGGAGGCAAACTATATAATGTTGTTGTAGACAATGAAGATACAGGTGCACAACTAATCGAGAGAGGTCGTCTTCCAAACAGAGTAACCATTGTACCACTGAACAAAATCCAGCGCAATATTCTTCCCCAACAGATACTGCAGAACGCTGTGAATTTG GTTCATGGGAATGCAGAAATTGCTCTGTCTTTGGTTGTGTATGATGAGGAAGTTAAG GCGGCAGTAGAACATGTGTTCGGTTCAAGCTTTGTTTGTAAAACTAGTGATGCTGCAAAGCAG GTGAATCAGAAATTCGATAAATCATGTGTTACTCTTCAAGGTGATATTTTTCGGCCAGGTGGGCTTGTGACTGGTGGTCATCGCAA AAATGATCAGGAATTGTTAAGGATTCTTCATGCCTTGGCAGAAGCAGAATCAAAGCTTTCGTTTCATGAGAAGAGACTAATGGAAATTGAGAACAAG ATTTCCCAGCTACAACCTCTTCAAAAAAAGTTCATGGACCTTAAATCTCAGTTAGAACTGAAGTCTTATGAGCTTTCACTGTTCCAAAGCAGAGCTGAGCAAAATGAGCACCACAAG CTAGCTGAATTAGTAAAAAAGTTAGAGCAGGAGCTTGATGAAGCAAAGCAGAGCGTAAAAGATAAACAACTGCTGTATGACAAGTGTTTATCTACCGTTTCCTTGCTTGAAAAATCTATTAAGGAACATACTAATAAACGGGAGAGCAAACTTAAGGATTTAGACAAAAAGATTAAGGCAACAAAAGTTAAGATGCAGTCTTCTTCCAAGGATCTCAAG GAATATGAAAATGAGAGAGAGAGGCTCATTATGGAAAAGGAAGCTGTTATTCAAGAGCATGCCTCCCTGGAAACTCAAGTAGCTGATCTAGAGGCTCAGATTAGCAGTCTCGCAGTTGATGTGGATAAACATAGAGCCAAG GTCAATTCCATCAATGATGATCTCGATCAAGCTCAATCTGAACTCAATTCGGTACGTGCGAAGATGAAAGAGTGTGATTCTCAAATTAGTGGCATAGTGAAGGAGCAGCAGAATCTTCAACATAAACTTTCTGAGGCAAATCtggagagaaagaaaatggaaaatgag GTGAAACGAATGGAGATGGAGCAGAAAGACTGTTCGTTGAGGGTTGATAAGCTCTTAGAGAAGCATAGCTGGATTGCTGCTGAGAAGCAACTTTTTGGAAAAAGTGGGACTGATTATGATTTCTCTTCTTGCAACCCTCACAAATCAAGAGAGGAATTGGAAAAACTCCAAGCTGATCAATCAAG TCTCGAGAAGAGAGTCAATAAGAAAGTCATGGCAATGTTTGAGAAAGCAGAAGATGAATACAACGACTTAATATCCAAGAAAAACATAATTGAG AATGATAAATCAAAGATCAAGATGGTTATTGAAGAGCTAGATGAGAAGAAAAAGGAGACACTAAAAGTTACATGGGCTAAAGTTACCAA GGATTTTGGATCCATCTTTTCTACCCTATTACCTGGCACCATGGCTAAACTGGAGCCTCCTGAAGGATGTAATTTCTTAGATGGTCTTGAGGTTCGTGTTGCATTTGGAACCGTGTGGAAGCAGTCCCTGTCCGAGCTTAGTGGAGGGCAACGATCTCTGCTTGCCCTTTCTCTCATTTTGGCATTGCTTCTCTTTAAACCAGCACCACTTTATATTCTTGACGAG GTTGATGCTGCCCTTGATCTCAGCCACACTCAGAATATCGGAAGGATGATCAAAAGTCATTTTCCACATTCCCAG TTCATTGTGGTATCCTTGAAAGAAGGGATGTTTAACAACGCAAATGTCCTTTTCCGTACCAAATTCGTCGATGGTGTTTCCACAGTTCAGAGAACTGTCGCTCCAAAGCAGAGGTGA
- the LOC113310974 gene encoding protein SRC2 homolog, protein MSSYYSSQPSGPLEVEIKICSAQDLKNISWKHGPLKPYAVVWVDPKAKCTTKVDEYGDTCPNWDEKLTIPLPPPPPYNSSPSPINDSTYLFIDIVHLRSSDEDTKPLIGSIRVPLNEIVDEVGMGEWAHRKLHLKRPSGRPHGKLEVEIKVRENRYRAPDPYYAPPYGVPPPPASAPPYSSSAGRDYSPSGSYPYASGGAAPPSGYPYDPHPYGQNPAYGQPSYGQPAYGGEYGGMPAKKDSKFGMGTGLAVGAVAGVLGGLAISEGIDHLEDSIADDVTERVEDDLGYDDDDY, encoded by the coding sequence ATGTCATCCTACTATTCATCACAACCATCTGGTCCATTAGAAGTTGAAATCAAGATATGCTCAGCTCAAGATCTCAAGAACATCAGCTGGAAACACGGTCCTCTCAAACCATATGCCGTTGTCTGGGTAGACCCAAAAGCAAAATGCACAACCAAAGTCGATGAATATGGAGATACATGTCCAAACTGGGATGAGAAATTAACCATTCCTTTACCTCCACCACCTCCTTACAATTCTTCACCTTCACCCATCAACGACTCTACCTATTTGTTCATCGACATCGTTCATCTCAGATCATCGGATGAAGATACAAAACCGTTGATCGGTTCTATCAGGGTCCCTCTTAATGAAATCGTTGACGAAGTTGGGATGGGCGAATGGGCTCATCGGAAACTACATCTCAAACGTCCATCTGGTCGTCCACACGGGAAACTAGAAGTCGAGATTAAAGTCCGTGAGAATCGGTACCGTGCGCCGGATCCATACTATGCACCTCCTTATGGTGTACCACCACCTCCGGCATCAGCACCACCGTACTCCTCATCGGCCGGCAGAGATTATTCACCATCTGGATCATACCCGTATGCTTCTGGTGGAGCTGCACCTCCTTCTGGGTATCCATATGATCCACATCCGTACGGGCAGAACCCGGCATATGGACAGCCTAGCTATGGTCAACCTGCTTACGGTGGTGAGTACGGAGGAATGCCTGCAAAGAAAGACAGCAAGTTCGGAATGGGGACAGGTTTAGCTGTGGGTGCGGTTGCTGGGGTTTTGGGTGGATTAGCAATATCTGAAGGTATTGATCATTTGGAGGATAGCATTGCTGATGATGTGACTGAAAGAGTTGAGGATGATTTAGGATATGATGACGATGATTATTGA